CGCCATGTTCTCAGTCTGAGAACATGGCGCCCGATGACCCTTCCCACCGAAAGCGACGCGACCACCGACCCCGCCCTCGACTCCCTGCACGGCCTCGCCGTCGGGGACGCCCTCGGCGCCCAGTTCTTCGTTCCCGGCACCGGCGCCCTGCTGGCCGCCCGGGCCACCCCGCCCGGCCCCTGGCCGTGGACGGACGACACCGAGACGGCCTGTTCCGTCCACGCCGCGCAGCGTGAGCGCGGCAGCATCGACACCTTCGACCTGACCCACGCCCTCGCCCGCCGGCACGACTTCGACCGCGGCTACGGCCCCGCCGCCAACCGCCTGCTGCGCCTGATCCGCGAGGGCGGCGACCCGAAACGCCTGGCGGCCGAACTCTTCGACGGCCAGGGCTCGTACGGCAACGGCGCCGCCATGCGGGTCGCCCCGCTCGGCGCCGCCTTCGCCCATGACCCGGCCGCCGCCGTCCGGCCCGCCGCCGACAGTGCCGTGATCACCCACACCCACCCGCAGGCGGTGGCCGGCGCGATCGCCGTCGCGGTGGCGGCCGCGCACGCCGCCCGGGCCCGGCACGAACCCACCACCCCCACCGCCTTCCTGACGGCGGTACGGGACCTCACCCCGCCCGGCGCCGTCCGGGAGGGCATCGCCGAGGCGCTGGCCCTGCTCGCCGAGCCGGAC
The sequence above is a segment of the Kitasatospora sp. NBC_00240 genome. Coding sequences within it:
- a CDS encoding ADP-ribosylglycohydrolase family protein; the protein is MTLPTESDATTDPALDSLHGLAVGDALGAQFFVPGTGALLAARATPPGPWPWTDDTETACSVHAAQRERGSIDTFDLTHALARRHDFDRGYGPAANRLLRLIREGGDPKRLAAELFDGQGSYGNGAAMRVAPLGAAFAHDPAAAVRPAADSAVITHTHPQAVAGAIAVAVAAAHAARARHEPTTPTAFLTAVRDLTPPGAVREGIAEALALLAEPDLRAAARVLGNGSRVSAADTVPYALWCAARRLGDYPGAVRDAIAAGGDVDTTAAITGGIVAAYTGTAGIPAGWLAAREPLPDWATPEPGSVATARTDPLAARPLLVPHPQAVPDVVWSEQEWQRIRYGLRPRSMDDKWFSWTAEGTLHLHRSWTGFAVWEVRVAPVRGGGWRPVSALVEERWAGLRVAAMDADEFFAVILRLAARGY